A window of the Mus pahari chromosome 1, PAHARI_EIJ_v1.1, whole genome shotgun sequence genome harbors these coding sequences:
- the Prlhr gene encoding prolactin-releasing peptide receptor: protein MTSLPTETTGDPDLPSGLLPASSTPANQSAEASEGNLSATVPRAAAVTPFQSLQLVHQLKGLIVMLYSIVVVVGLVGNCLLVLVIARVRRLHNVTNFLIGNLALSDVLMCAACVPLTLAYAFEPRGWVFGGGLCHLVFFLQPVTVYVSVFTLTTIALDRYVVLVHPLRRRISLRLSAYAVLGIWALSAVLALPAAVHTYHVELKPHDVRLCEEFWGSQERQRQIYAWGLLLGTYLLPLLAILLSYVRVSVKLRNRVVPGSVTQSQADWDRARRRRTFCLLVVVVVVFAVCWLPLHIFNLLRDLDPRAIDPYAFGLVQLLCHWLAMSSACYNPFIYAWLHDSFREELRKMLLSWPRKIVPHGQNTTVSVVI, encoded by the coding sequence ATGACCTCACTGCCCACTGAGACCACCGGAGACCCCGATTTGCCTTCTGGGCTGTTGCCAGCTAGCTCCACTCCAGCCAACCAGAGCGCAGAGGCCTCGGAGGGCAACCTGTCTGCGACGGTTCCCCGAGCTGCAGCAGTCACGCCTTTCCAGAGCCTGCAGCTGGTGCACCAGCTGAAGGGGTTGATCGTGATGTTGTACAGCATCGTGGTGGTCGTGGGTCTGGTGGGCAACTGCCTGCTTGTGCTGGTGATCGCGCGCGTGCGCCGGCTGCACAACGTGACCAACTTCCTCATCGGCAACCTGGCCTTGTCCGACGTGCTCATGTGTGCCGCCTGTGTGCCTCTCACTCTGGCTTATGCCTTTGAACCTCGCGGCTGGGTGTTCGGTGGAGGCCTGTGTCATCTGGTTTTCTTCCTGCAGCCGGTCACCGTCTACGTATCGGTGTTCACACTCACCACAATCGCCTTGGACCGCTATGTGGTTCTGGTGCACCCGCTACGTCGGCGCATTTCACTGAGGCTCAGCGCCTACGCGGTGCTGGGCATCTGGGCTCTATCTGCAGTGCTGGCGCTGCCGGCCGCGGTGCACACCTACCATGTGGAGCTCAAGCCCCACGACGTGCGCCTCTGCGAAGAGTTCTGGGGCTCACAGGAGCGCCAGCGCCAGATCTACGCCTGGGGGCTGCTGCTGGGCACCTATTTGCTCCCCCTGCTGGCCATCCTCTTGTCTTATGTACGGGTGTCAGTGAAGCTGAGGAACCGCGTGGTGCCTGGCAGCGTGACCCAGAGCCAAGCTGACTGGGACCGAGCGCGTCGCCGCCGCACCTTCTgtctgctggtggtggtggtggtagtgtttgCGGTCTGCTGGCTGCCGCTGCACATTTTCAACCTACTGCGGGACCTGGACCCGCGTGCCATCGACCCCTATGCCTTCGGGCTGGTGCAGCTCCTCTGCCACTGGCTTGCTATGAGCTCTGCCTGCTACAACCCCTTCATCTATGCATGGCTGCACGACAGCTTCCGAGAGGAGCTGCGCAAGATGCTGCTGTCGTGGCCCCGCAAGATTGTGCCTCATGGCCAGAACACGACCGTCAGCGTGGTCATCTGA